A window of the Cannabis sativa cultivar Pink pepper isolate KNU-18-1 chromosome X, ASM2916894v1, whole genome shotgun sequence genome harbors these coding sequences:
- the LOC115710835 gene encoding uncharacterized protein LOC115710835 isoform X1, whose product MVKGSRRDQDIQEKETRRVTLYPYTDIKVVRDEDLIAQIGRDMYFDLVNHDKVRNFRIPNLITFYKFKEKVAIEFDVPVKFQRFWVWEKRDNDTYRPLRPLTSVEEQRRVGELTDYLDKKRKREEVLRLFLEVELDLDLQPVAPPLKSKEDVLLFFKLYDPWKEELCYVGRLFVKLHEKPSRILKKLNKMAGFNPNEKIILFEETKSESCTMCVPISKKLTFLCSKLRDGDIICFQKSEKIEQCHCPDVPSFFEYLNSKGDFVDGRPRLQTIIRDVHVTWLPQSRINITQEQATHVEVICPQVAPHVKTIPIPSVTPTVHPHVHPHQEPNLVEAEMNSSLSSFDALFADIQSLLEVKAGEAINSSCLQNSVPSTDDEITNARKIVKQCLDMRLASFIESGRTREFKHAVSVMLAVNSFPDSEVDEVTKFLDDLNKTCERYMGAEQDIREAEQNVRSVIELKTSLKQLSFKFIPTRNRAEEVNREIADMERQLAERKVEKAQLQSNLEDLAGKATASRQALINAELDKEPLWLKKVEAEKTVDNTEKSWESLKEHCYPFLQ is encoded by the exons ATGGTGAAAGGCTCTCGAC GAGATCAAGACATACAggagaaagaaactagaagagTTACCTTATATCCTTATACTGACATCAAG GTTGTTCGTGACGAGGATTTGATTGCACAGATAGGAAGGGATATGTATTTTGATCTTGTAAATCATGACAAAGTTCGTAATTTTCGTATTCCAAACCTAATTACCTTCTACAAATTTAAG GAAAAGGTAGCCATAGAGTTCGATGTACCAGTGAAATTTCAACGATTCTGGGTGTGGGAAAAACGCGACAATGATACCTACAGACCTTTAAGGCCTTTGACAAGTGTGGAAGAACAAAGACGT GTTGGAGAACTGACAGATTATTTAGacaagaagagaaagagagaagaagtgcTAAGGCTTTTTCTGGAAGTAGAACTTGATTTG GATTTGCAGCCTGTTGCTCCTCCACTAAAATCTAAAGAGgatgttcttttattttttaaactttatgaCCCTTGGAAAGAAGAGTTATG CTATGTAGGAAGGCTTTTTGTAAAACTGCACGAGAAGCCTAGtagaatattgaaaaaattaaacaaaatggCTGGTTTCAATCCTAATGAGAAAATCATACTTTTTGAG GAGACAAAATCTGAATCTTGCACCATGTGTGTTCCCATTAGCAAGAAGTTAACATTTCTTTGTAGTAAG CTCAGAGATGGAGACATCATTTGCTTTCAGAAATCGGAAAAGATCGAGCAATGCCATTGTCCAGATGTTCCATCATTCTTTGAGTATCTCAACTCCAAG GGAGACTTTGTTGATGGTCGGCCTCGTTTGCAAACTATAATTCGAGATGTTCATGTAACTTGGCTCCCACAATCAAGAATTAACATCACTCAAGAGCAAGCAACTCATGTAGAAGTTATTTGTCCTCAGGTAGCCCCGCATGTTAAAACGATACCTATCCCATCTGTCACCCCTACTGTTCATCCGCATGTCCATCCTCATCAG GAGCCAAATTTAGTTGAAGCAGAAATGAATTCTTCTCTATCTTCATTTGATGCCTTGTTTGCTGATATCCAAAGCCTTTTGGAAGTAAAGGCTGGTGAGGCCATTAATTCTAGCTGCCTTCAGAACTCAGTGCCTAGCACTGATGATGAGATTACGAATGCACGTAAAATCGTTAAACAATGCCTTGATATGAGGCTTGCGAGCTTCATCGAGTCAGGAAGAACTCGTGAATTTAAACATGCAGTTTCTGTTATGCTTGCTGTCAATTCATTTCCTGACAGCGAAGTAGATGAGGTAACAAAGTTTCTGGATGATTTGAACAAAACTTGTGAACGATATATGGGTGCAGAGCAGGACATAAGGGAGGCCGAACAGAATGTGAGATCAGTAATTGAGTTGAAAACCTCTCTGAAGCAGTTGTCTTTTAAGTTCATACCTACCAGGAATCGAGCTGAGGAAGTCAATCGAGAAATAGCAGATATGGAGAGACAGCTAGCTGAAAGGAAGGTGGAGAAGGCACAGCTTCAGAGCAATCTTGAAGATTTGGCTGGAAAAGCTACTGCATCAAGACAAGCTTTGATCAATGCTGAACTGGACAAGGAGCCATTATGGCTCAAAAAAGTGGAAGCGGAGAAGACAGTTGACAACACTGAAAAGTCTTGGGAATCATTGAAGGAACattgctatccttttcttcAGTAA
- the LOC115710835 gene encoding uncharacterized protein LOC115710835 isoform X3 encodes MVKGSRRDQDIQEKETRRVTLYPYTDIKVVRDEDLIAQIGRDMYFDLVNHDKVRNFRIPNLITFYKFKEKVAIEFDVPVKFQRFWVWEKRDNDTYRPLRPLTSVEEQRRVGELTDYLDKKRKREEVLRLFLEVELDLDLQPVAPPLKSKEDVLLFFKLYDPWKEELCYVGRLFVKLHEKPSRILKKLNKMAGFNPNEKIILFEETKSESCTMCVPISKKLTFLCSKLRDGDIICFQKSEKIEQCHCPDVPSFFEYLNSKGDFVDGRPRLQTIIRDVHVTWLPQSRINITQEQATHVEVICPQEPNLVEAEMNSSLSSFDALFADIQSLLEVKAGEAINSSCLQNSVPSTDDEITNARKIVKQCLDMRLASFIESGRTREFKHAVSVMLAVNSFPDSEVDEVTKFLDDLNKTCERYMGAEQDIREAEQNVRSVIELKTSLKQLSFKFIPTRNRAEEVNREIADMERQLAERKVEKAQLQSNLEDLAGKATASRQALINAELDKEPLWLKKVEAEKTVDNTEKSWESLKEHCYPFLQ; translated from the exons ATGGTGAAAGGCTCTCGAC GAGATCAAGACATACAggagaaagaaactagaagagTTACCTTATATCCTTATACTGACATCAAG GTTGTTCGTGACGAGGATTTGATTGCACAGATAGGAAGGGATATGTATTTTGATCTTGTAAATCATGACAAAGTTCGTAATTTTCGTATTCCAAACCTAATTACCTTCTACAAATTTAAG GAAAAGGTAGCCATAGAGTTCGATGTACCAGTGAAATTTCAACGATTCTGGGTGTGGGAAAAACGCGACAATGATACCTACAGACCTTTAAGGCCTTTGACAAGTGTGGAAGAACAAAGACGT GTTGGAGAACTGACAGATTATTTAGacaagaagagaaagagagaagaagtgcTAAGGCTTTTTCTGGAAGTAGAACTTGATTTG GATTTGCAGCCTGTTGCTCCTCCACTAAAATCTAAAGAGgatgttcttttattttttaaactttatgaCCCTTGGAAAGAAGAGTTATG CTATGTAGGAAGGCTTTTTGTAAAACTGCACGAGAAGCCTAGtagaatattgaaaaaattaaacaaaatggCTGGTTTCAATCCTAATGAGAAAATCATACTTTTTGAG GAGACAAAATCTGAATCTTGCACCATGTGTGTTCCCATTAGCAAGAAGTTAACATTTCTTTGTAGTAAG CTCAGAGATGGAGACATCATTTGCTTTCAGAAATCGGAAAAGATCGAGCAATGCCATTGTCCAGATGTTCCATCATTCTTTGAGTATCTCAACTCCAAG GGAGACTTTGTTGATGGTCGGCCTCGTTTGCAAACTATAATTCGAGATGTTCATGTAACTTGGCTCCCACAATCAAGAATTAACATCACTCAAGAGCAAGCAACTCATGTAGAAGTTATTTGTCCTCAG GAGCCAAATTTAGTTGAAGCAGAAATGAATTCTTCTCTATCTTCATTTGATGCCTTGTTTGCTGATATCCAAAGCCTTTTGGAAGTAAAGGCTGGTGAGGCCATTAATTCTAGCTGCCTTCAGAACTCAGTGCCTAGCACTGATGATGAGATTACGAATGCACGTAAAATCGTTAAACAATGCCTTGATATGAGGCTTGCGAGCTTCATCGAGTCAGGAAGAACTCGTGAATTTAAACATGCAGTTTCTGTTATGCTTGCTGTCAATTCATTTCCTGACAGCGAAGTAGATGAGGTAACAAAGTTTCTGGATGATTTGAACAAAACTTGTGAACGATATATGGGTGCAGAGCAGGACATAAGGGAGGCCGAACAGAATGTGAGATCAGTAATTGAGTTGAAAACCTCTCTGAAGCAGTTGTCTTTTAAGTTCATACCTACCAGGAATCGAGCTGAGGAAGTCAATCGAGAAATAGCAGATATGGAGAGACAGCTAGCTGAAAGGAAGGTGGAGAAGGCACAGCTTCAGAGCAATCTTGAAGATTTGGCTGGAAAAGCTACTGCATCAAGACAAGCTTTGATCAATGCTGAACTGGACAAGGAGCCATTATGGCTCAAAAAAGTGGAAGCGGAGAAGACAGTTGACAACACTGAAAAGTCTTGGGAATCATTGAAGGAACattgctatccttttcttcAGTAA
- the LOC115710835 gene encoding uncharacterized protein LOC115710835 isoform X4 has translation MEGDQDIQEKETRRVTLYPYTDIKVVRDEDLIAQIGRDMYFDLVNHDKVRNFRIPNLITFYKFKEKVAIEFDVPVKFQRFWVWEKRDNDTYRPLRPLTSVEEQRRVGELTDYLDKKRKREEVLRLFLEVELDLDLQPVAPPLKSKEDVLLFFKLYDPWKEELCYVGRLFVKLHEKPSRILKKLNKMAGFNPNEKIILFEETKSESCTMCVPISKKLTFLCSKLRDGDIICFQKSEKIEQCHCPDVPSFFEYLNSKGDFVDGRPRLQTIIRDVHVTWLPQSRINITQEQATHVEVICPQEPNLVEAEMNSSLSSFDALFADIQSLLEVKAGEAINSSCLQNSVPSTDDEITNARKIVKQCLDMRLASFIESGRTREFKHAVSVMLAVNSFPDSEVDEVTKFLDDLNKTCERYMGAEQDIREAEQNVRSVIELKTSLKQLSFKFIPTRNRAEEVNREIADMERQLAERKVEKAQLQSNLEDLAGKATASRQALINAELDKEPLWLKKVEAEKTVDNTEKSWESLKEHCYPFLQ, from the exons ATGgaag GAGATCAAGACATACAggagaaagaaactagaagagTTACCTTATATCCTTATACTGACATCAAG GTTGTTCGTGACGAGGATTTGATTGCACAGATAGGAAGGGATATGTATTTTGATCTTGTAAATCATGACAAAGTTCGTAATTTTCGTATTCCAAACCTAATTACCTTCTACAAATTTAAG GAAAAGGTAGCCATAGAGTTCGATGTACCAGTGAAATTTCAACGATTCTGGGTGTGGGAAAAACGCGACAATGATACCTACAGACCTTTAAGGCCTTTGACAAGTGTGGAAGAACAAAGACGT GTTGGAGAACTGACAGATTATTTAGacaagaagagaaagagagaagaagtgcTAAGGCTTTTTCTGGAAGTAGAACTTGATTTG GATTTGCAGCCTGTTGCTCCTCCACTAAAATCTAAAGAGgatgttcttttattttttaaactttatgaCCCTTGGAAAGAAGAGTTATG CTATGTAGGAAGGCTTTTTGTAAAACTGCACGAGAAGCCTAGtagaatattgaaaaaattaaacaaaatggCTGGTTTCAATCCTAATGAGAAAATCATACTTTTTGAG GAGACAAAATCTGAATCTTGCACCATGTGTGTTCCCATTAGCAAGAAGTTAACATTTCTTTGTAGTAAG CTCAGAGATGGAGACATCATTTGCTTTCAGAAATCGGAAAAGATCGAGCAATGCCATTGTCCAGATGTTCCATCATTCTTTGAGTATCTCAACTCCAAG GGAGACTTTGTTGATGGTCGGCCTCGTTTGCAAACTATAATTCGAGATGTTCATGTAACTTGGCTCCCACAATCAAGAATTAACATCACTCAAGAGCAAGCAACTCATGTAGAAGTTATTTGTCCTCAG GAGCCAAATTTAGTTGAAGCAGAAATGAATTCTTCTCTATCTTCATTTGATGCCTTGTTTGCTGATATCCAAAGCCTTTTGGAAGTAAAGGCTGGTGAGGCCATTAATTCTAGCTGCCTTCAGAACTCAGTGCCTAGCACTGATGATGAGATTACGAATGCACGTAAAATCGTTAAACAATGCCTTGATATGAGGCTTGCGAGCTTCATCGAGTCAGGAAGAACTCGTGAATTTAAACATGCAGTTTCTGTTATGCTTGCTGTCAATTCATTTCCTGACAGCGAAGTAGATGAGGTAACAAAGTTTCTGGATGATTTGAACAAAACTTGTGAACGATATATGGGTGCAGAGCAGGACATAAGGGAGGCCGAACAGAATGTGAGATCAGTAATTGAGTTGAAAACCTCTCTGAAGCAGTTGTCTTTTAAGTTCATACCTACCAGGAATCGAGCTGAGGAAGTCAATCGAGAAATAGCAGATATGGAGAGACAGCTAGCTGAAAGGAAGGTGGAGAAGGCACAGCTTCAGAGCAATCTTGAAGATTTGGCTGGAAAAGCTACTGCATCAAGACAAGCTTTGATCAATGCTGAACTGGACAAGGAGCCATTATGGCTCAAAAAAGTGGAAGCGGAGAAGACAGTTGACAACACTGAAAAGTCTTGGGAATCATTGAAGGAACattgctatccttttcttcAGTAA
- the LOC115710835 gene encoding uncharacterized protein LOC115710835 isoform X2 — MEGDQDIQEKETRRVTLYPYTDIKVVRDEDLIAQIGRDMYFDLVNHDKVRNFRIPNLITFYKFKEKVAIEFDVPVKFQRFWVWEKRDNDTYRPLRPLTSVEEQRRVGELTDYLDKKRKREEVLRLFLEVELDLDLQPVAPPLKSKEDVLLFFKLYDPWKEELCYVGRLFVKLHEKPSRILKKLNKMAGFNPNEKIILFEETKSESCTMCVPISKKLTFLCSKLRDGDIICFQKSEKIEQCHCPDVPSFFEYLNSKGDFVDGRPRLQTIIRDVHVTWLPQSRINITQEQATHVEVICPQVAPHVKTIPIPSVTPTVHPHVHPHQEPNLVEAEMNSSLSSFDALFADIQSLLEVKAGEAINSSCLQNSVPSTDDEITNARKIVKQCLDMRLASFIESGRTREFKHAVSVMLAVNSFPDSEVDEVTKFLDDLNKTCERYMGAEQDIREAEQNVRSVIELKTSLKQLSFKFIPTRNRAEEVNREIADMERQLAERKVEKAQLQSNLEDLAGKATASRQALINAELDKEPLWLKKVEAEKTVDNTEKSWESLKEHCYPFLQ, encoded by the exons ATGgaag GAGATCAAGACATACAggagaaagaaactagaagagTTACCTTATATCCTTATACTGACATCAAG GTTGTTCGTGACGAGGATTTGATTGCACAGATAGGAAGGGATATGTATTTTGATCTTGTAAATCATGACAAAGTTCGTAATTTTCGTATTCCAAACCTAATTACCTTCTACAAATTTAAG GAAAAGGTAGCCATAGAGTTCGATGTACCAGTGAAATTTCAACGATTCTGGGTGTGGGAAAAACGCGACAATGATACCTACAGACCTTTAAGGCCTTTGACAAGTGTGGAAGAACAAAGACGT GTTGGAGAACTGACAGATTATTTAGacaagaagagaaagagagaagaagtgcTAAGGCTTTTTCTGGAAGTAGAACTTGATTTG GATTTGCAGCCTGTTGCTCCTCCACTAAAATCTAAAGAGgatgttcttttattttttaaactttatgaCCCTTGGAAAGAAGAGTTATG CTATGTAGGAAGGCTTTTTGTAAAACTGCACGAGAAGCCTAGtagaatattgaaaaaattaaacaaaatggCTGGTTTCAATCCTAATGAGAAAATCATACTTTTTGAG GAGACAAAATCTGAATCTTGCACCATGTGTGTTCCCATTAGCAAGAAGTTAACATTTCTTTGTAGTAAG CTCAGAGATGGAGACATCATTTGCTTTCAGAAATCGGAAAAGATCGAGCAATGCCATTGTCCAGATGTTCCATCATTCTTTGAGTATCTCAACTCCAAG GGAGACTTTGTTGATGGTCGGCCTCGTTTGCAAACTATAATTCGAGATGTTCATGTAACTTGGCTCCCACAATCAAGAATTAACATCACTCAAGAGCAAGCAACTCATGTAGAAGTTATTTGTCCTCAGGTAGCCCCGCATGTTAAAACGATACCTATCCCATCTGTCACCCCTACTGTTCATCCGCATGTCCATCCTCATCAG GAGCCAAATTTAGTTGAAGCAGAAATGAATTCTTCTCTATCTTCATTTGATGCCTTGTTTGCTGATATCCAAAGCCTTTTGGAAGTAAAGGCTGGTGAGGCCATTAATTCTAGCTGCCTTCAGAACTCAGTGCCTAGCACTGATGATGAGATTACGAATGCACGTAAAATCGTTAAACAATGCCTTGATATGAGGCTTGCGAGCTTCATCGAGTCAGGAAGAACTCGTGAATTTAAACATGCAGTTTCTGTTATGCTTGCTGTCAATTCATTTCCTGACAGCGAAGTAGATGAGGTAACAAAGTTTCTGGATGATTTGAACAAAACTTGTGAACGATATATGGGTGCAGAGCAGGACATAAGGGAGGCCGAACAGAATGTGAGATCAGTAATTGAGTTGAAAACCTCTCTGAAGCAGTTGTCTTTTAAGTTCATACCTACCAGGAATCGAGCTGAGGAAGTCAATCGAGAAATAGCAGATATGGAGAGACAGCTAGCTGAAAGGAAGGTGGAGAAGGCACAGCTTCAGAGCAATCTTGAAGATTTGGCTGGAAAAGCTACTGCATCAAGACAAGCTTTGATCAATGCTGAACTGGACAAGGAGCCATTATGGCTCAAAAAAGTGGAAGCGGAGAAGACAGTTGACAACACTGAAAAGTCTTGGGAATCATTGAAGGAACattgctatccttttcttcAGTAA
- the LOC115710835 gene encoding uncharacterized protein LOC115710835 isoform X5 has product MYFDLVNHDKVRNFRIPNLITFYKFKEKVAIEFDVPVKFQRFWVWEKRDNDTYRPLRPLTSVEEQRRVGELTDYLDKKRKREEVLRLFLEVELDLDLQPVAPPLKSKEDVLLFFKLYDPWKEELCYVGRLFVKLHEKPSRILKKLNKMAGFNPNEKIILFEETKSESCTMCVPISKKLTFLCSKLRDGDIICFQKSEKIEQCHCPDVPSFFEYLNSKGDFVDGRPRLQTIIRDVHVTWLPQSRINITQEQATHVEVICPQVAPHVKTIPIPSVTPTVHPHVHPHQEPNLVEAEMNSSLSSFDALFADIQSLLEVKAGEAINSSCLQNSVPSTDDEITNARKIVKQCLDMRLASFIESGRTREFKHAVSVMLAVNSFPDSEVDEVTKFLDDLNKTCERYMGAEQDIREAEQNVRSVIELKTSLKQLSFKFIPTRNRAEEVNREIADMERQLAERKVEKAQLQSNLEDLAGKATASRQALINAELDKEPLWLKKVEAEKTVDNTEKSWESLKEHCYPFLQ; this is encoded by the exons ATGTATTTTGATCTTGTAAATCATGACAAAGTTCGTAATTTTCGTATTCCAAACCTAATTACCTTCTACAAATTTAAG GAAAAGGTAGCCATAGAGTTCGATGTACCAGTGAAATTTCAACGATTCTGGGTGTGGGAAAAACGCGACAATGATACCTACAGACCTTTAAGGCCTTTGACAAGTGTGGAAGAACAAAGACGT GTTGGAGAACTGACAGATTATTTAGacaagaagagaaagagagaagaagtgcTAAGGCTTTTTCTGGAAGTAGAACTTGATTTG GATTTGCAGCCTGTTGCTCCTCCACTAAAATCTAAAGAGgatgttcttttattttttaaactttatgaCCCTTGGAAAGAAGAGTTATG CTATGTAGGAAGGCTTTTTGTAAAACTGCACGAGAAGCCTAGtagaatattgaaaaaattaaacaaaatggCTGGTTTCAATCCTAATGAGAAAATCATACTTTTTGAG GAGACAAAATCTGAATCTTGCACCATGTGTGTTCCCATTAGCAAGAAGTTAACATTTCTTTGTAGTAAG CTCAGAGATGGAGACATCATTTGCTTTCAGAAATCGGAAAAGATCGAGCAATGCCATTGTCCAGATGTTCCATCATTCTTTGAGTATCTCAACTCCAAG GGAGACTTTGTTGATGGTCGGCCTCGTTTGCAAACTATAATTCGAGATGTTCATGTAACTTGGCTCCCACAATCAAGAATTAACATCACTCAAGAGCAAGCAACTCATGTAGAAGTTATTTGTCCTCAGGTAGCCCCGCATGTTAAAACGATACCTATCCCATCTGTCACCCCTACTGTTCATCCGCATGTCCATCCTCATCAG GAGCCAAATTTAGTTGAAGCAGAAATGAATTCTTCTCTATCTTCATTTGATGCCTTGTTTGCTGATATCCAAAGCCTTTTGGAAGTAAAGGCTGGTGAGGCCATTAATTCTAGCTGCCTTCAGAACTCAGTGCCTAGCACTGATGATGAGATTACGAATGCACGTAAAATCGTTAAACAATGCCTTGATATGAGGCTTGCGAGCTTCATCGAGTCAGGAAGAACTCGTGAATTTAAACATGCAGTTTCTGTTATGCTTGCTGTCAATTCATTTCCTGACAGCGAAGTAGATGAGGTAACAAAGTTTCTGGATGATTTGAACAAAACTTGTGAACGATATATGGGTGCAGAGCAGGACATAAGGGAGGCCGAACAGAATGTGAGATCAGTAATTGAGTTGAAAACCTCTCTGAAGCAGTTGTCTTTTAAGTTCATACCTACCAGGAATCGAGCTGAGGAAGTCAATCGAGAAATAGCAGATATGGAGAGACAGCTAGCTGAAAGGAAGGTGGAGAAGGCACAGCTTCAGAGCAATCTTGAAGATTTGGCTGGAAAAGCTACTGCATCAAGACAAGCTTTGATCAATGCTGAACTGGACAAGGAGCCATTATGGCTCAAAAAAGTGGAAGCGGAGAAGACAGTTGACAACACTGAAAAGTCTTGGGAATCATTGAAGGAACattgctatccttttcttcAGTAA
- the LOC115710828 gene encoding uncharacterized protein LOC115710828, translated as MENPNTETTISPPPPPPEQEPDSKKLKMSTTTTSDDEHTTAAAAATGEETKIPRYKRRKVAIFFAYCGVGYQGMQKNPGAKTIEGDLEEGLYHAGAVPEHDRNNPKRYDWARSARTDKGVSAVGQVVSGRFYVDPPGFVDRLNANLSPQIRIFGYKRVTGSFNAKKFCDRRRYVYLIPVFALDPNSHPNRESVMASLGSGNELFKCHECSERGRKVAGLMGKRSYELSGSSFELDISSNTENAEVVSALSDEIGFSSVNGNASNPNSESINEIKPESGNAGSNKVQNGVLESNEGNAAKATTNFSYGENEKERFNRILNHYVGTHNFHNFTTRTKAEDPAAVRFIISFNADTVVTVEGMEFVKCEVVGQSFMLHQIRKLIGLAVAVMRNCAPESLIEKALQKDVNMNVPTAPEVGLYLDECFFTSYNQKWKDTHEEVSMKEYEQEALAFKMKHIYPHIALTEQKEGVVALWLHSLNHRNYPDLQVVNDENATNKISNEEEKSTAE; from the coding sequence ATGGAAAACCCCAATACAGAAACCACAATATCTCCACCACCGCCTCCTCCGGAACAAGAACCAGACTCTAAGAAGCTCAAGATGTCCACGACCACCACTTCCGATGACGAACACACCACTGCCGCCGCTGCCGCTACAGGCGAAGAGACAAAGATCCCAAGATACAAGCGCCGAAAGGTTGCAATTTTCTTTGCATATTGCGGTGTCGGATATCAAGGTATGCAGAAAAACCCAGGTGCCAAAACCATCGAGGGTGATCTTGAGGAAGGACTCTATCATGCTGGCGCCGTTCCGGAACATGATCGTAACAACCCCAAACGCTATGATTGGGCTCGGTCGGCCCGTACCGATAAGGGCGTCAGCGCTGTGGGGCAAGTAGTCTCCGGACGGTTCTACGTGGATCCACCCGGCTTTGTGGACCGCCTGAATGCGAATCTTTCCCCGCAGATTAGAATATTTGGCTACAAGCGTGTGACTGGTTCGTTTAACGCCAAAAAGTTCTGTGATCGGAGAAGGTATGTCTATCTTATTCCTGTGTTTGCTCTTGATCCAAATTCGCATCCTAATAGGGAGAGCGTAATGGCTAGTTTGGGATCAGGGAATGAGCTCTTTAAGTGTCATGAATGCTCTGAGAGGGGGCGCAAGGTTGCCGGGTTAATGGGCAAGCGTAGTTATGAGTTAAGTGGTTCGAGTTTTGAGCTTGACATTTCGTCGAACACTGAGAATGCTGAGGTAGTTTCTGCGCTTAGCGACGAAATTGGCTTTTCTTCAGTAAATGGTAATGCCAGTAATCCAAATTCGGAGTCCATAAACGAAATTAAACCCGAAAGTGGGAATGCTGGAAGCAACAAGGTTCAAAATGGAGTCTTGGAATCTAACGAGGGTAATGCTGCAAAGGCCACTACTAATTTCTCTTATGGTGAGAACGAGAAAGAAAGGTTTAATAGAATTCTGAACCATTATGTGGGGACTCATAACTTCCACAACTTTACCACCCGAACAAAAGCCGAAGACCCTGCAGCTGTGCGCTTCATCATTTCGTTCAATGCTGACACTGTAGTAACAGTTGAAGGCATGGAATTTGTTAAGTGTGAGGTGGTGGGACAGAGCTTCATGCTTCATCAGATAAGGAAGCTGATTGGGCTTGCTGTGGCAGTGATGAGGAACTGTGCCCCGGAGTCATTGATAGAGAAGGCCCTGCAAAAGGATGTTAACATGAATGTGCCAACTGCCCCTGAAGTTGGGTTGTACTTGGATGAGTGTTTCTTTACATCATATAACCAAAAGTGGAAAGACACTCATGAAGAGGTATCGATGAAAGAGTATGAACAAGAGGCCTTAGCCTTCAAAATGAAGCATATATACCCTCATATTGCATTGACTGAGCAGAAAGAAGGTGTGGTGGCTCTATGGTTGCACTCTCTCAACCACCGGAACTATCCGGATTTACAAGTTGTTAATGATGAAAATGCAACTAACAAGATTAGTAATGAAGAAGAGAAGAGCACTGCTGAGTGA